The following DNA comes from Meiothermus sp..
ACCACCGCAATGTCCATTCCACGCACGGCATCCACCATGTCGTAGGTAATCTCGGGGAAGATGGCCTGCTCCCGGAGACCCAGGTTGTAGTTGCCGCGGCCATCGAAAGCGCCGGGGTTAACCCCGCGGAAATCGCGGATGCGGGGCAGGGCAATGTGAATTAGCTTTTCGGCAAAAATCCACATGCGGTCGCCGCGCAGCGTAACCCTTAAGCCAATGGGCATACCTTGGCGCAACTTGAAGTTGGAGATCGATTTTTTGGCGCGGGTAATGGCCGGCTGCTGACCGGTGATAACGGCCAGCTCCTTACCGGCTTTCTCGAGGATGCGGCTGTCTTCTTTAGCCTCGCCCAAGCCCTGGTTGACCACGATCTTCACCAGGCGGGGCACCGCCATGACGTTGTCGTAGCCAAAGCGCTTCATCAGCTCGGGGCGAATTTCTTCCAGATAGCGTTTCTTGAGGGCAACTTCC
Coding sequences within:
- the rplE gene encoding 50S ribosomal protein L5, giving the protein MPLEVALKKRYLEEIRPELMKRFGYDNVMAVPRLVKIVVNQGLGEAKEDSRILEKAGKELAVITGQQPAITRAKKSISNFKLRQGMPIGLRVTLRGDRMWIFAEKLIHIALPRIRDFRGVNPGAFDGRGNYNLGLREQAIFPEITYDMVDAVRGMDIAVVTTAKTDEEAKALLELLGFPFRK